One stretch of Bremerella cremea DNA includes these proteins:
- a CDS encoding tRNA(His) guanylyltransferase Thg1 family protein, translating to MKFDELDTKMRVFETSADFCVLPGIYMVARLDGRNFTRLTKEHRQFQVPFDERFRDLMVATVKSLMTCGFRVVYAYTESEEISLLFHPEEPSFGRKLRKYNSTLAGEASSQFSLKLGQAATFDCRISQLPNRELVVDYFRWRNEDAARNALNAWCYWTLREDGQSEQEATKRLLGLSVSQKSELLLQYGIHFNDLPNWQKRGIGLYWEEFDKPAVNPMTRQEVTARRRRVKAEYNLPMKEAYSQFLYEIVERTSTKQ from the coding sequence ATGAAATTTGACGAACTCGACACGAAGATGCGGGTCTTTGAAACCTCCGCTGACTTTTGCGTACTACCGGGCATTTACATGGTTGCCCGACTAGATGGCCGCAACTTCACTCGGCTGACGAAGGAACACCGCCAATTTCAAGTTCCATTCGACGAGCGATTCCGAGATTTGATGGTGGCGACAGTGAAGTCTTTGATGACTTGCGGTTTTCGAGTCGTTTATGCCTATACCGAGAGTGAAGAGATTTCGCTCCTATTCCATCCTGAAGAACCGTCGTTCGGCAGAAAACTAAGGAAGTACAACTCGACGCTCGCCGGTGAAGCCAGTTCTCAATTCTCACTGAAATTGGGACAGGCAGCTACGTTTGATTGCCGCATCTCACAGTTGCCCAACCGTGAGCTTGTGGTGGATTATTTTCGTTGGCGAAACGAAGATGCTGCCCGGAATGCCTTGAATGCGTGGTGCTATTGGACGCTTCGCGAAGACGGCCAGAGTGAACAAGAGGCCACGAAGCGTCTGCTGGGCTTATCCGTGAGCCAAAAGAGCGAACTGTTACTTCAGTACGGAATCCACTTCAACGATCTACCGAACTGGCAGAAGCGAGGCATCGGCCTCTATTGGGAAGAGTTTGACAAGCCAGCGGTTAACCCAATGACCAGGCAGGAAGTGACCGCACGGCGGCGACGGGTTAAGGCAGAATACAATTTGCCGATGAAAGAAGCGTATAGTCAGTTCCTATACGAGATCGTCGAAAGAACATCCACCAAGCAATAG